The Mesorhizobium sp. INR15 region TTCCAGGCCGGGGAAACGCAGGTTGCTGATCGCCCGGTGACCTTGCAGGCGCCGCGCGATCACTTCCGCGGAAGAGCACATGCGGTCGAAGCGGACGTCCAGGGTTTCCAGGCCGCGATGCACCAGCCAGGCCTCGAACGGACCGGGAATGCTGCCGGAGACCTCGCGCCAGCCGGTTACGGCGGCGATGATTTCCGCATTGCGGCTGGCGACATGGCCAAACAGCACATCGGAGTGGCCGTTGGGCGCCTTGGTGTCGGCCGCGACGACGATGTCGGCGCCATGATCGAGTGGTCGCTGGCCGAAGGGTGTCATTGTCGTGTTGTCAACGACAAGGATCGCGCCGGCCTTGTGAACGGCCGCGGCGACAGCGGCGATGTCGCAGATGTCCAATCCAGGATTGGCGGGGGTTTCGACGAAGGCGAGGCGATAGCCTTCGAAGCCCCCATCGAGGAAGGTCGATGTCGGCCTCACATCGTAGGTAACGCCAAGCGGCTTGAGGAAGCGTTCAACCAGCGCCCTGGTGGTGTGATAGCCGTCCGAAGGCAAAAGGATGTGGTCGCCGGCCTTGAGCACGGCAAAGAACGCCGCCGAGATCGCTGCCATTCCCGACGGAAATGCAACGCAAGGCGCATCTTCCAGGTGGGCCAGCATGTGCTCAACCGCGTCCCATGTCGGATTGCTGAAGCGGCCATACTGGTTGAATCCGGCGGCGTCGCCGGGGGCATGAAAAATGGCGGCCATGGTCAGGGGCAGCGGAATGGAATCGCCTTTGGCAAGCGTGCTGCGACGCAGGTGAGGCAGTGCCGCAGCGCGAGACTTTGCTGTTTCAGACATCGATTTCCAATCCTGTTGGTGGCCGTCGGGATGCGGCGAGACGCTATGCCCGACAACGGCCGGCGGCAAGGCGCGTCCGGTTGGGCCAGACGGCTCTAAACGGTTCGTTAGGCTTAATGGATCATAAAAACGAGACGTGCCGTCAAAGCTCTTCTCATTGGCCTTGGTGCGCGTGTTTGTGAAGCCTATTCCCGTTGACGCCCATAGTGCCCCATGATATCCCGTTTCAATATTCAAGCCTTCGTCCCGCGTCAGGGTAAAGCGTACGCCAATCGGGCAGCCGCGGCGGCTGTGCGTTTGCCGGTTTTTACCTTTGCGGATGGGGCTGATACGGGGCAGGGCACGCATCGTGGCAGCGCGGGCGGTGAGATGAAGAGGGGTGCGGCGGCGCAAGCGGCTGTGATGTTTGATGGACCGGTTTCTCTCAAATACGGTGAGCAGGATCGATGCGAAGGGACGGGTTTCCGTGCCTGCGCATTTCCGTGCCGTTGTGCAGAAGCGCGGCTATTCGGAACTCTACGCACTGCGCTGTCTGGACCTGCCGGCGATGGATGTCGGCGGGCTGGACCTGCTCGACCGGTACGAGCAGCGCATCGCACAGGAAGATCCGTTCCTGCAGACGGCGGACGACATGTCGTTCTTCTGCCACGGCGACGGCACGTTTCTAAAACTCGACCAGGACGGCCGCATCACGATGAGCGATTTCATTCGCGAACACACGGGCATTTCGGCGGAAGTGGCCTTTGTCGGGCGCGGCAACTTCTTTCAGATCTGGGAGCCGGGACGGCTTGCTGCCTATGGGGCGCAGGCGCGGGCCCGGCTTTTGCAACTTCGGCAAGGGACGAAGGCTCAGGGGACCAACGCTGGGGAGCGACCGGAATGACGGTGGGCGACGGCGATGACCTTCACGCCGTTGGCGGCCCCGTTGGTAACTTGGCCCGCCACATTCCGGTCCTCCTTGGCGAAGTGCTGGAAGCGCTGGGGCCGGCGGAGGGCGACGTCATCATCGACGGCACGTTCGGCGCCGGCGGCTATACCAGGGCTATTCTGGCGGCAGGGGCTTCGGTTGTGGCGATCGATCGCGATCCGGATGCGATCGCTGCCGGGCGGGCGCTCGAACAGCAATCTGACGGCAAGCTGAGGCTGGTGCAGGCGCCGTTCTCGACGCTGGATGAACATGCCGAAAGCGTCGATGGCGTCGTGCTCGACATTGGTGTGTCCTCCATGCAGATCGACCAGGCGCAACGCGGCTTTTCGTTCCGCGCCGACGGGCCTCTCGACATGCGCATGGCGCAGGCCGGCATGAGCGCCGCCGATGTCGTCAACAGCTTCAAGCCGGGCGACCTCGCCCGCATTTTCGGCTTTCTCGGCGAGGAGCGCCATGCCGGCCGCATCGCCCGCATGATCGAGAGCCGCCGTGAAAAACGGCCGTTCGAGCGCACGCTGGAACTCGCCGACGCCATCGAAACGCATGTCGGCCGGGCGCCGAAAGACAAGATCCATCCGGCAACCCGCGTCTTCCAGGCACTGCGCATCTTCGTCAATGACGAGCTTGGCGAGCTGGCTAAGGCGCTGCTCGCGGCCGAACGCGTGCTGAAGCCGGGTGGCCGGCTTGTCGTGGTGACGTTTCATTCGCTGGAAGACCGCATCGTCAAGCGCTTCATCTCGGACCGTGCCGATGCCGTGACCGGCTCGCGCCATTTGCCCGAAGCCCAGTCGCGCACGGCGACCTTCCGCAAGGCCGGTGGCGGCGTGACGCCCGGCGATGCGGAAACTGCAGCCAATCCACGCGCCCGTTCAGCGCGGCTGCGTGCTGCGATCCGCACCGAGGCGCCGGCGCGCAACAGCGATTTTTCGATTTTCGGCCTTCCAAAGCTTCCCGGTGTCGACCGGCCGGGGGAGAGGTAAGCACGTGTTTCGTACCAGCGACATCGTTCTGATCGCCGTCATGGTTGCGGCAGCGGCCTTGACCTACAAGACCAAGCGCGAAGCCGAGGAGCAATTGGCGTCGGTGCAGAAAATCCATGCACAGATCCGTTACGAGGAAGACACGATCGACCTCCTCAAGGCCGACTGGAGCCTGCTCACCCAGCCGTCGCGCCTGCAGAAGCTGGCTGAACTCTACAAGTCGCAACTCGAACTCGAGCCGGTCAGCGCACGCCAGATCGTCGGGCTCGGCGACCTGCCGGCCAAGGCCCTGGACATCCAGGATATCCTGTCTGGACGTCGCGGCGGCATGACCGCCGACAATTCCGACAATGCGCCCTCGGACGGCAAGGATCCCGTGGTGACCGGAGGCATCGCCCAATGATCGGCAAATTTCCAAAAATGACAGGGCTGCTGAAGCGCCGCGTCAGGACCGGGGAAGACGGCTCGATCGTGCTCGATGGCGCCCGCAAGGCGACCGGTGGCAGGGGCAAGACACGCATCGTGATGACGATGGCGGTGTTTTTCGGCATCTTCTCGACCATTTCCGGGCGGCTGGTCTATCTCGGCTTCCAGAGCCCCGACATGTCGGGCGGACCGCAGAGCCGGGTGACGGCATCGCGGCCCGACATCGTCGACCGCAACGGTGAAGTGCTGGCGACCGACATCAAGACGGCATCACTGTTTGCGGAGCCGCGCCGCATCGTCGATGCGGATGAGGCGATCGAAAAACTGTCGAGTGTGCTGCCCGAGATCGACTACGAGCAGACCTATCACAAGCTCAAGAGCGGCGCCGGTTTCGTCTGGCTGCAGCGCCAGCTGACGCCCAAGCAGCAGTCCGACATCATGCAGCTCGGCATTCCGGGCTTTGGCTTCCGCACAGAAAAGCGCCGCTTCTACCCGAGCGGCGAGACTTCGTCCTACATTGTCGGGCTTACCAATATCGACAACCAGGGCATCTCCGGCATGGAGAAATATGTCGATGAGCAGGGCTTGAGCGACCTGCAGGCATCCGGCCTGGCGATTGCCAAGGATCTGAAGCCGGTGAAGCTGTCGATCGATCTGCGCGTCCAGCATATTGTGCGCGACGAGATCGCCGCCGGCCTGGAGCGCTATCGCGCCACGGGCACTGGCGCCGTCGTGCTGAACGTCAAGACCGGCGAAGTCGTCGCCATGGCATCGGTGCCGGATTTCGATCCGAACAACCCTTACAATGCGCAGGAAAAGGACCGGCTGAACCGGATGTCGGCTGGCCTTTATGAGATGGGCTCGACCTTCAAGAGCTTCACCTCGGCCATGGCGCTCGATTCCGGCAAGGCAACGATGAACAGCCGCTTCGATGCTTCGCATCCAATCAAGGTCGGCCATCAGGCCATCCATGATTTCCACGGCAAGAACCGTGTGCTGTCCCTGCCGGAAGTGTTCCTCTATTCGTCAAACATCGGATCGGCCAGGGAGGCCGAACTGGTCGGCATCGAGGGACACCGCGAATTCCTGCATCGCCTGGGCATTCTGGACAAGATGCAGACCGAACTGCCGGAAGTCGCCCGCCCGACCGAGCCGAGGGTCTGGAAACAGGTCAATTCGTTCACGATCGCCTTCGGCCACGGCGTGTCGACGACACCGCTGCAGGCGGCTGTCGGCTGCGCGGCGCTGGTCAATGGGGGCTTCCTGATGGCGCCGACATTCCTGGTGCGCAGCCAGGAGGATGCGATGGCGGCGGCCAAGAAAGTTGTCGCCGACAAGACGGTCGAGGGCATGCGATACCTCTATACGCTCAATGCCGAGAAGGGCTCGGCCAGAAACGCCAGGGTCCCCGGCTACCGCGTTGGCGGCAAGACCGGAACCGCCGAGAAGGTCATCAACGGCCGCTACTCCAAGGACTTGAATTTCAACACCTTCGTCGCCGCCTTTCCGATGGACGATCCGCAATACCTGGTGTTTACGATCGCCGATGCGCCGCACCCGGAAAAGCCAGGGATGACCGACGTCGCGGCCAACAATGCCGGGGTTATGGCTGGCAATATCATTCGTCGTTCGGCGGCCATGCTTGGCGTGAAGCCAGATTTCAGCCATGAAAATGGTGCAACGCTGGTTTCCTCTCAGTGATTCTTGGGGCGCGCCGGCGACAGCGCGCCATTTTATTGCAGGTGAACGGAACTCGATGAAGCTCAGAGATTTAGCCGGTATCCTACCTGTCGAAGGAACAACTTCCGTCGATACGGAGGTTACCGGGATTTCGTCGGATTCCCGCCAGGTAGAACCCGGCGTCGTCTTTTTCGCGCTCGCCGGCACCAAGGCGGATGGCGCGACCTACGCGGCGGATGCCGCAAGGCGTGGGGCGGCGGCAATCGTGGCGGGCAAGGGCAGTGCGCTTTCCGGGCTGCCTGTTCCGGTGCTGGCTGTCGATGACCCGCGGCTTGCGCTAGCGCTCAGTGCCGCAAGCTACTTCGGCAAGCAGCCGCAAACCATGGTGGCGGTGACCGGAACCAGCGGCAAGACATCGGTCGCGGCGTTTACAAGGCAGATCTGGGAGCAGGCTGGCTATGCCGCTGCTTCGATCGGCACCACCGGCGTGGTGGCGCCTGGCCGCAATGACTACGGCTCGTTGACCACGCCCGATCCGGTCGCCTTGCACCAGTTGCTGAAGGAATTGGCGGATGCCGGCGTCACGCATGCCTCGATGGAAGCTTCCAGCCACGGGCTCGACCAGCGCCGTCTCGATGGTGTGAAACTCGCGGCCGGCGGCTTTACCAATCTCGGCCGCGACCACATGGACTACCATCCGACGATCGAGGATTATCACCGCGCCAAGCTGCGCCTGTTCGATACGCTGCTGCCGAAGGGCGCACCGGCTGTCATCTTCGCCGATGATCCTTGGTCGGCGCCGACGGTTCGGGCAGCGCAAGCGGCGGGGCTCGCCGTGCTCACGGTTGGCCGCCAAGGCCATTTCCTCAAGCTGAAGCGTGTCGAGCACGCGCGCCATCGCCAGCGCGCCGAGGTCGAGGCCGATGGCGTGCTCTACGAGATCGACCTGCCGCTGGCCGGCGATTTCCAGATATCGAATGCGCTTGTGTCGGCCGGGCTTGCCATCTCCACCGGAACGCCTGTCGCCAAAGCCTTGATGGCACTTGAAAAACTGAAGGGTGCGCCGGGCCGGCTCGATCTCGTCGGCACCACTGCCAATGGCGCGCCGGTCTATGTCGACTATGCCCACAAGCCGGATGCACTGGAAAACGTGCTGGCTTCGGTGCGCCCCTTCACCACGGGCCGCGTCGTTGTCGTGTTCGGCTGTGGCGGCGACCGCGACCGCGGCAAACGGCCGATCATGGGCGAGATCGCGACGCGGCTTGCCGATGTCGTCATCGTCACCGATGACAATCCGCGCTCGGAAGTGCCGGAGACGATCCGCGCCGCCATCCTGGCCGCCGCGCCCGGCGCCATCGAGATCGGCGACCGGCGCCAGGCGATCCATGAGGCAGTTGCCATGCTGCATGCCGGAGACACGCTGATCGTGGCCGGCAAGGGGCATGAGGAAGGCCAGACGATCGGCGCCGAGACCTTGCATTTCTCCGATCATGAGGAAGTTCGCGCGGCGCTCAGGGAGCGTGCCGCATGACCCATCTCTGGACCTCCGAGGCGCTGGTCGCGGCCATGGATGGTCGGCCGATCGGCACGCTGCCGGACGGTATATCGGGCATTTCGATCGACAGCCGCAGCCTGCAGCCGGGTGATGCGTTCTTCGCCATCAAGGGCGAGGCGATGGATGGCCATGATTTCGCGACGTCAGCCATCAAGGCCGGCGCTGGCGTGCTGGTGGTGGCCGAGGGCAAGCTGCCGTCGCTGGGACGGCTGACGGCGCCTATGATTGTTGTCGAGGACGTGCTGGTCGCGCTGGAAAAGCTCGGCGTCGCATCGCGCGCCCGTTCCGAGGCCAAGATCATCGCGGTGACCGGATCCGCCGGCAAGACCACCACCAAGGAAGCACTGCGCCATGTGCTGTCGGCGGTCGGCAAGGTGCATGCGTCGGCGCAGTCGTTCAACAACCACTGGGGCGTGCCGCTGACCCTGGCGCGGATGCCCGTCGATTGCGACTATGCCGTGTTCGAGATCGGCATGAACCATCCCGATGAAATCCGGCCGCTGGTCAAGATGGTGCGGCCCCAGGTTGCCATCATCACCATGATCGCTGCCGCCCATCTCGGTTTTTTCAAGAACCTCGATGAAATCGCCAAGGCCAAGGCCGAGATTTTCGAAGGCATCGAACCGGATGGCGCCGCCATCCTCAACCGCGACGACACGCGCTGGAAGCTTCTCGACAAGATGGCGCATGCCGCCGGTGTCGAGCATGTCTTCGGTTTCGGCGAGAACGCGCGTTCGACCTTCAAGCTGACCAAATGTGAACTCCACGCCGACCATTCCGACATCACGGTCAAGATCGGCGGGCACGACATCTCGGCCAGGGTTGGCGCGCCGGGCCGCCATATGGTGCAGAATATACTGGCTGTGCTGGGCGCGGCGCATCTCGTTGGTGCAGATCTCGACAAGGTGGCGCTGGCGCTGGCCGATCTCTCGGCGGAGCGCGGACGCGGCAAGCGCCATGTGCTGCGCCATCCTAAAGGGCCGATCACGCTGATCGATGAAAGCTACAACGCCAATCCGGCCTCGATGGAGGCTGCCATGGCGCTGCTCAATGCGACGCCGGTATCGGGCGAGGGCCGACGCATCGCCGTGCTTGGCGACATGCTGGAACTCGGCGAGCATTCAGCCAAATTGCATGCGGCACTTGCCGAACTGATCGTCGGCACCGAGACGCGCACGGTCTTTCTCGGTGGTCCGGAAATGCGAGCGCTGGCTGAGATATTGCCAGATGAGATCACGACGGAGTACCGCGGCGGCGCCGAGGATTTGAAGCCGGTGTTGTTCGCCGCGCTGAGGCCGGGCGATGTGGTGATGGTCAAATCGTCGAAAGGCATTGGGTTTTCTAAATTGGTCGACGCGCTGCTGGGCAAGTTTCCGGCGGAATCGGCAACCAACAAACAGGCATAGTCCGGGGGACGGAAGCGCATGTTCACATTGCTCGTCGATTTTGCGGACAAGGTCTCTGTCTTCAACGTCTTTCGCTACATCACCTTCCGCACCGGCGGCGCGCTGATCACTTCGGCGCTGATCGTCTTCATCTTCGGGCCGGCGATCATCAATTCGCTCAGGCTGCGGCAGGGCAAGGGCCAGCCGATCCGCGCCGACGGGCCGCAGACGCATTTCAAGAAAGCCGGCACGCCAACCATGGGCGGGCTGATGATCCTGTCCGGCATCATCGGTTCGTCGCTGCTGTGGGCGAACCTTTCCAGCATCTATGTCTGGGTGGTTCTCCTGGTGACGCTCGGTTTCGGCTCGATCGGCTTCTATGACGACTATCTCAAGGTGACGAAGCAGTCGCATCTCGGGTTTTCCGGAAAGGCGCGGCTGGCGCTCGAATTCGTCATCGCCGGTATCGCCGCCTGGGTGATCATGCATAACGGCCAGGCGCCGTTCTCGTCATCGCTGACATTTCCCTTCGCCAAGGAATTCATCGTCAATCTTGGCTGGTTCTTCATTCCTTTCTCGTGCTTCGTCATCGTTGGCGCGGGCAATGCGGTGAACCTGACCGACGGGCTCGATGGGCTGGCGATCGTGCCGATCATGATCGCGGCGGCCTCCTTCGGCGTTATCGCCTATCTCTCCGGCAACGCGGTCTTCGCCGAATACCTGCAGATCCATTTCGTGCCCGGCACCGGTGAACTGGCGGTCGTGCTCGGCTCTGTGATTGGCGCCGGCCTCGGTTTCCTCTGGTTCAACGCACCGCCGGCGGCGATCTTCATGGGCGACACCGGCTCGCTGGCGATGGGCGGCCTGATCGGTACAGTCGCGGTCGCCACCAAGCACGAGATCGTGCTGGTCATTGTCGGCGGCCTGTTCGTGGTCGAAATCCTGTCGGTGATCATCCAGGTCGGCTATTTCAAGATGACCGGCAAGCGCGTGTTCCTGATGGCGCCGATCCACCATCATTTCGAAAAGCTCGGCTGGACCGAAAGCCAGGTTGTGATCCGCTTCTGGATCATCGCCGTGATCCTGGCGCTGGTCGGCCTCTCCACCCTGAAACTGAGATAGGAAATCCCTTGATCCCCGCTTCATCCTTTTCAGGCAAGCGCGTTTCGCTCTTCGGGCTTGGTGGCTCGGGGATCGCGACGGCGCGCGCGCTGATCGAGGGTGGCGCGGAGGTTCTGGCCTGGGATGACAATCCCGACAGCGTCGCCAAGGCAGCCGCCGTCGGCATCGAGACTGGCGACCTGCGCGGCGCTGAGTGGTCGAAATTCTCCGGTTTCGTGCTGTCGCCCGGCGTGCCGCTGACGCATCCAAAGCCCCACTGGACAGTGGAACTGGCGCGCGGCGCCGGTGTCGAGGTGATCGGCGACATCGAGCTGTTCTGCCGCGAACGCATCCTGCGCGCGCCGACAGCCCCGTTCATCGCCATCACCGGCACCAACGGCAAGTCGACGACAACCGCGCTGACCGCGCATATCCTGAAGGCAGCCGGGCGCGACACGCAGATGGGCGGCAATATCGGCCGCGCGGTGATGACCCTCGATCCACCGACGCCCGACCGGCACTATGTCTTGGAATGCTCGTCCTACCAGATCGATCTGGCGCCTTCGATCAATCCAACCGCCGGCATCCTGCTCAACCTGACACCAGACCATCTCGACCGTCACGGCACCATGCAGCACTACGCCGCGATCAAGGAACGGCTGGTGGCCGGCAGCGAGACGGCGATCGTCGGCATCGACGATTCCTGGTGCGCGCAGATCGCCGACCGCCTGGAGCGGGCAGGGCGGCACGTCATCCGCATTTCCAAGCGCTTGCCGCTGACCGATGGCTATTTCGCCGACGGCAGCGATCTGATGGAAGCCGTGCACGGCCGCTACAGCCGCGTTGCCTTTCTCGAAGGCATCGGTTCGCTGCGCGGTCAGCACAATGCGCAGAACGCGCTAGCGGCTGTCGCCGCCTGTCTTAAGGTCGGGCTCGACCTCGGCGAGATTCAGTCCGGGCTGGAAAGCTTCCCTGGCCTGGCGCATCGCATGGAACAGGTTGGCCGCAAGGACCATGTGCTGTTCGTCAACGATTCCAAGGCAACCAATGCCGATGCGGCGGCACCCGCATTGTCGAGCTTTCCGCGTATTTACTGGATCGCCGGCGGCCTGCCCAAGGAAGGCGGCATCGAGCCGCTGCGCGGCTTCTTCCCGCGCATCGCCAGGGCCTACCTGATCGGCGAGGCAGCACCGGCCTTCTCGGCGACGCTGGGCGAGGCGGTGCCTTACGAGATATCGGGCACGCTGGCTGCCGCGGTCGAGCATGCGGCGCGCGATGCCGCCAAGGATGACAGCGGCGAGGTGGTGGTGCTGCTGTCGCCGGCCTGCGCCAGCTTTGACCAGTTCAAGAATTTCGAAGTTCGCGGCGAAGCCTTCAGGCAAGCTGCGAATGCTATCGAGGGTGTGAAACCCATCGGAGGGGCACGATAATGCAGAGCCGTCTCGACACAAGCCCGGTAGCAACCTGGTGGTGGACGATCGATCGCTGGTTCCTGGCGGCGTTCCTGTCGCTGATGGGACTTGGCATCATCCTGTCCTTCGCGGCGAGCCCTGCTGTGGCCGAGCGCATCGGCCTCGACAGTTTCCACTTCGCCACAAGGCAGATCATTTTCACCGTGCCAGCACTTGGCGTGATGCTGGCCGTTTCCTTCCTTGAATCCCGGCAGATCCGGCGCATGGCGCTGGTCATGCTGTGCATCATGCTGGTGCTGATGGTGGCGGTGCTCTACATCGGCGTCGAGGTGAAGGGCGCGCGGCGCTGGGTGTCGCTTGCCGGCCTTTCGATCCAGCCGTCCGAGTTCCTCAAGCCCGCCTTCGTCATCATGTGCGCCTGGCTGTTCGCCGAGCACAAGCGCCAGCCAGACATTCCCGGCAACCTGTTTGCCATGATGCTGCTTGCGCTGGTCGTCTCGCTGCTGGTGGCGCAGCCGGATCTCGGCCAGACCATGCTGATCACCGGCACCTGGGGTGTGATGTTCTTCATGGCGGGCCTGCCATGGCTGTGGATCATGGCGCTTGGCGGCGCCGGCGTCGGCGGCGTGTTCGCCGCTTATTCCGTGTTTCCGCACGTTGCCCTGCGCATCGACAAGTTCCTCACCGGCGAGGGTGACACGTTCCAGGTCGACATGGGCCGCGAGGCGCTGATCAATGGCGGCTGGTTCGGCGTCGGGCCCGGCGAAGGCACGGTCAAGCGGGTCATCCCGGACAGCCACGCCGACTTCGTCTTCTCGGTCGCCGGCGAAGAGTTCGGGCTGATCATGTGCTTCTTCATCATGTCGATCTTCGCCTTCATCGTGCTGCGCGGCCTCAACTCGGCGCTGAAGGAACAGGACGATTTCACCCGTTATGCGGTCGGCGGCCTTGTCACCGTGTTCGGCCTGCAGTCCGTCATCAACATGTGCGTCAACCTGCAGCTGGTGCCGGCCAAGGGCATGACGCTGCCCTTTATCTCCTATGGCGGCTCTTCGCAGATCGCCATTGCCATCTCGATGGGCATGGTGCTGGCGCTGACGCGCAAGCGGCCGGAAAAGCGCAAGCAGATGGGCTTTGCCCTGTCGCAACGCGCCATGCCGGCGGAATGAGGCTGGATGTCCAAGGGGGTCATCCTTCTCGCGGCTGGCGGAACCGGCGGGCATCTGTTCCCAGCCGAGGCTCTGGCGCATGAACTGATCGAGCGCGGCTGGAAGGTGCATCTCGCCACCGACGACCGGGCCGAGCGATTTGCCGGCCATTTCCCGGCTGCTGCCGTCCATCCGATCCAGTCGGCGACACTGGGTTCGAAAAACCCGATTGCCGTGCTCGCCGCCTTCTGGAAAATCTGGAGCGGGGTGCGCCAGGCATCCGTCATCATCAGAAGGATCAAACCCGATGCCGTTGTCGGCTTCGGCGGCTACCCGACCTTGCCGCCGCTTTACGCGGCGACGCGGCGCAAGGTGCCGACGCTGGTCCACGAGCAGAACGCGGTGATGGGACGCGCCAACCGGGCGCTGGCCGGGCGCGTTGATGCAATCGCCGGCGGCTTTCTGCCGGAAGACACGAGTGCGGCCGGCGCCAAGACGGTGACGACGGGCAATC contains the following coding sequences:
- the ftsW gene encoding putative lipid II flippase FtsW, whose amino-acid sequence is MQSRLDTSPVATWWWTIDRWFLAAFLSLMGLGIILSFAASPAVAERIGLDSFHFATRQIIFTVPALGVMLAVSFLESRQIRRMALVMLCIMLVLMVAVLYIGVEVKGARRWVSLAGLSIQPSEFLKPAFVIMCAWLFAEHKRQPDIPGNLFAMMLLALVVSLLVAQPDLGQTMLITGTWGVMFFMAGLPWLWIMALGGAGVGGVFAAYSVFPHVALRIDKFLTGEGDTFQVDMGREALINGGWFGVGPGEGTVKRVIPDSHADFVFSVAGEEFGLIMCFFIMSIFAFIVLRGLNSALKEQDDFTRYAVGGLVTVFGLQSVINMCVNLQLVPAKGMTLPFISYGGSSQIAIAISMGMVLALTRKRPEKRKQMGFALSQRAMPAE